A single genomic interval of Blastocatellia bacterium harbors:
- a CDS encoding D-sedoheptulose 7-phosphate isomerase: MTTVERIKALARESLRVKERFFEAHAEDVARAAELMIAALRSGRKILLFGNGGSAADAQHIAAELVNRYRRERPALAALALTTDTSILTSIANDASFEDVFSRQIEALGEPGDVAVAISTSGRSPNVVRAVEVARRLGLRTIGLLGRDGGLVGQLVDVPLIVPSDETARIQETHITLGHILCELIESAFSDAS; encoded by the coding sequence ATGACCACCGTTGAGCGCATCAAGGCCTTGGCGCGCGAGTCTCTCCGAGTGAAAGAGCGCTTCTTCGAAGCGCACGCGGAGGACGTCGCGCGCGCGGCCGAGCTGATGATCGCCGCGCTGCGCTCGGGCCGCAAGATCCTTCTTTTCGGGAACGGGGGCAGCGCGGCCGATGCTCAGCATATCGCCGCCGAGCTGGTCAATCGCTATCGGCGCGAGCGTCCGGCGCTGGCCGCTTTGGCGTTGACGACGGATACGTCTATTCTGACCTCGATCGCCAACGACGCTTCCTTCGAGGACGTCTTCAGCCGGCAGATCGAAGCCCTTGGGGAACCGGGCGATGTCGCCGTCGCCATCAGCACGAGCGGTCGCTCGCCCAATGTCGTGCGCGCGGTGGAAGTAGCGCGACGACTCGGCTTGCGCACGATCGGTCTGCTGGGGCGCGACGGCGGCCTCGTCGGACAGCTCGTGGACGTGCCGCTCATCGTCCCATCGGACGAGACGGCGCGCATTCAAGAGACGCACATCACGCTCGGCCACATCCTCTGCGAATTGATCGAGAGCGCCTTCAGCGACGCTTCCTGA
- a CDS encoding ABC transporter ATP-binding protein — MAIQTSAIRLEGVTKCYGAVTALESVSFEVERGEFLTLLGPSGSGKTTLLRVIAGLERPDAGRVYLGGEDVTELPPYRRRVHTVFQQYVLFPHLNVYKNVAFGLEQKRLSRREIARRVGAALELVRLSGYERRWPHELSGGEQQRVALARALVLEPEALLLDEPLAALDLQLRKEMQRELKRLQREVGISFLLVTHDQEEALALSDRIAVIADGRLQQIGTPREVYERPETAFVATFLGAANVLEAEILHRENGDALLGLCGHTVRVPLNGRRIEGSRAQVAIRPEKIALRARPLRRTDLVQLEGVIEERLYLGEATHWRVRVGEHYVTVTEPNRPGSKTDAFRDGQRVFLCWARESIVVLSR, encoded by the coding sequence ATGGCGATTCAGACCAGCGCGATTCGCTTAGAAGGCGTGACGAAGTGCTACGGCGCGGTCACGGCGCTTGAGTCCGTTTCCTTCGAGGTCGAGCGTGGAGAATTCCTCACGTTGCTTGGCCCTTCGGGCTCGGGGAAGACGACGCTCTTGCGGGTGATCGCGGGATTGGAACGACCGGATGCGGGGCGCGTGTATCTCGGTGGCGAAGATGTGACCGAGCTTCCTCCCTATCGGCGGCGCGTGCATACGGTCTTCCAGCAGTATGTGCTCTTCCCGCATCTGAACGTGTACAAGAACGTCGCCTTCGGGCTCGAGCAGAAGCGACTCTCGCGGCGGGAGATCGCGCGACGAGTCGGTGCGGCGTTGGAGTTGGTGCGGCTCTCGGGATACGAGCGACGATGGCCGCACGAGCTATCCGGTGGCGAACAACAGCGCGTGGCATTGGCGCGCGCGCTCGTGCTGGAGCCGGAAGCGCTGCTGCTGGATGAACCATTGGCGGCGCTCGATCTCCAACTTCGCAAAGAGATGCAGCGCGAGTTGAAACGCCTGCAGCGCGAGGTCGGCATCAGCTTCCTGTTGGTGACCCATGATCAGGAAGAAGCCCTGGCCCTCTCGGATCGGATCGCCGTGATCGCCGATGGGCGTCTGCAGCAGATCGGCACGCCTCGCGAAGTGTACGAGCGTCCGGAGACGGCTTTTGTCGCGACTTTCCTCGGAGCGGCCAACGTCTTGGAAGCCGAAATCCTGCACCGCGAGAACGGCGATGCGCTCTTGGGATTGTGCGGGCACACGGTGCGCGTGCCGCTCAACGGGCGGCGGATCGAGGGCTCGCGGGCTCAAGTGGCCATTCGCCCGGAGAAGATCGCTTTGCGGGCGCGCCCGCTGCGTCGAACGGATCTCGTGCAATTGGAGGGCGTCATTGAAGAGCGCCTGTATCTGGGCGAAGCCACCCATTGGCGCGTGCGCGTCGGCGAGCACTACGTCACGGTGACTGAGCCGAATCGCCCGGGCTCGAAGACCGACGCCTTCCGCGACGGGCAACGGGTCTTCCTCTGCTGGGCGCGCGAGAGCATCGTCGTCCTCTCTCGGTGA
- a CDS encoding ABC transporter permease, translating to MRETGANRWLLLAPSILWLLLFFLLPLGLIVVMSFAERGLYGGVRWTFGLWNYRQAMDPLYLWVYGRSFALAAVTTALCLVISYPVAYYIALRADPKWKNLLLVLSILPFWTSFLLRTYAWMFLLRVEGFVNTTLLALGVIERPMSGLLYSDFAVVIGQVYGELPFMILPLYVALERVDVRLIEAAMDLGANRRQVFRRIVLPLTMPGIITGIVLVFIPSLGAFITPDLLGGAKSAMIGTVIQNQFVQRNQPLGSALSVLLIVVVLTLLLIASRAARPRRGL from the coding sequence ATGCGGGAGACGGGCGCCAACCGCTGGCTGTTGCTCGCCCCTTCCATTCTCTGGCTGCTTCTGTTCTTCCTCCTCCCTTTGGGGCTCATCGTCGTCATGAGCTTCGCCGAACGCGGCCTCTACGGCGGCGTGCGGTGGACGTTCGGACTGTGGAATTATCGGCAGGCGATGGATCCCCTCTATCTGTGGGTATACGGGCGTTCGTTCGCCTTGGCGGCAGTGACGACGGCGCTGTGTCTGGTGATCAGCTATCCGGTCGCCTACTACATCGCCCTGCGCGCCGATCCGAAGTGGAAGAATCTGCTGCTGGTCCTCTCGATCCTTCCCTTCTGGACGAGCTTTCTGCTCCGCACGTATGCGTGGATGTTCCTGCTTCGCGTGGAAGGTTTCGTGAATACGACGTTGCTCGCCCTGGGGGTGATCGAACGTCCGATGTCTGGACTCCTCTACTCGGACTTCGCCGTGGTGATCGGGCAGGTCTACGGCGAGCTGCCTTTCATGATCCTGCCGCTTTATGTGGCGCTGGAGCGCGTGGATGTGCGCCTGATTGAGGCGGCGATGGATCTCGGAGCGAATCGCCGTCAGGTCTTCCGGCGCATCGTGCTCCCGTTGACCATGCCGGGGATCATCACGGGGATCGTGCTCGTGTTCATCCCGAGCCTCGGAGCATTCATCACGCCGGATTTACTCGGCGGGGCGAAATCGGCGATGATCGGCACGGTCATCCAGAATCAGTTCGTGCAACGGAATCAGCCACTGGGATCGGCGCTCTCGGTCCTGCTGATCGTCGTCGTGTTGACATTGCTGCTCATCGCTTCGCGGGCAGCCCGCCCGAGGAGAGGACTATGA
- a CDS encoding extracellular solute-binding protein, with amino-acid sequence MRARARTSPILLMWMGATYLFLYAPILVLAVFSFNDSRLLAVWRGFTWEWYKAALSNHPMLDALRTSLLVAALTTLIATTLGTSAALALERARRRARSLSEALFVLPIVVPEIVVGFASVVFFGWIGLRLGLLTVLIAHVAFSISYVFFVVRARLAAFDPRLEEAAMDLGADPWRVFWKITLPLLTPAIAASGLLVFTLSLDDYVITSFVAGAGATTLPLRIYSMIKTGITPEVNAISTLLLAVTLALMALAFRIERRGMTRTNLVLVGLILLGLVGFAFGDIATRRPRATLNLLIWSNYISPRVVRAFEEKTGVRVNIETYDSNEALLAKLQAGVVAYDLIVPSDYMVRILIRENLLRPLELTRIPNLRHLDPSALGLPFDPTNAYSLPYTRGVTGIGYRKDKITDPIQSWADLWDARWRDRIAMLDDMREAFGAALKLLGYSINSTDPEQLRRARDLLQRQKPLVRAYDSANFDQLLLSGEAWIAQAWDGQIVKARRENPNIEFVIPREGTTLIVDNLCIPRSAERPDLAHEFINFLLDPDIAAENMNDILYLMPNRSAWPRLRPELQRHPIFSIPPEVLRRSEYLQDLGPTTVLYDRYWTEVKLAR; translated from the coding sequence ATGAGGGCGCGTGCGCGGACATCGCCGATCCTCCTGATGTGGATGGGGGCGACCTATTTGTTCCTCTATGCGCCGATCCTCGTTCTGGCCGTCTTCTCCTTCAATGACTCGCGGCTGCTGGCCGTGTGGCGCGGATTCACCTGGGAGTGGTACAAGGCGGCTCTCAGCAATCATCCGATGCTCGATGCTCTGCGCACGAGCTTGCTCGTGGCCGCGCTCACGACGCTCATCGCTACGACGTTGGGGACGAGCGCCGCGCTCGCTCTCGAACGCGCGCGGCGGCGGGCGCGCTCGCTCTCGGAGGCGCTCTTCGTGCTCCCGATCGTCGTGCCGGAGATCGTCGTCGGATTCGCCTCGGTCGTCTTCTTCGGCTGGATCGGTCTGCGACTCGGACTCCTGACCGTCCTCATCGCTCACGTCGCGTTCAGCATCTCCTATGTTTTCTTCGTCGTGCGGGCGCGGCTGGCCGCGTTCGATCCTCGGCTGGAAGAAGCGGCGATGGATTTGGGAGCTGATCCGTGGCGCGTGTTTTGGAAGATCACTCTGCCGCTGCTCACCCCTGCGATCGCCGCCTCGGGGCTCCTGGTCTTCACCCTCTCGCTCGATGACTACGTCATCACGTCGTTCGTCGCAGGCGCTGGCGCGACGACCCTCCCGCTGCGCATCTATTCGATGATCAAGACGGGGATCACGCCCGAAGTGAATGCCATCTCGACGCTGCTGCTTGCGGTGACGCTCGCGCTCATGGCCTTGGCCTTTCGCATCGAGCGACGGGGGATGACGCGCACGAATTTGGTGCTCGTTGGACTCATTCTCCTTGGGCTCGTGGGCTTCGCCTTCGGCGACATCGCCACGCGGCGCCCGCGCGCGACGTTGAACCTGCTCATTTGGTCCAATTACATCTCGCCGCGCGTCGTGCGCGCCTTCGAGGAGAAGACCGGAGTTCGGGTGAACATCGAGACCTATGATTCCAACGAAGCGCTTCTGGCCAAGCTGCAGGCGGGCGTGGTCGCTTACGACCTCATCGTCCCGAGCGACTACATGGTGCGCATCCTGATTCGGGAGAACCTTCTGCGACCGCTCGAGCTGACGCGGATACCGAATCTCCGACATCTCGATCCTTCGGCCCTCGGGCTCCCCTTCGATCCGACGAACGCTTATTCGCTCCCCTATACGCGTGGGGTCACGGGCATCGGATACCGCAAGGACAAAATCACCGATCCCATCCAAAGCTGGGCCGATCTCTGGGACGCGCGGTGGCGCGATCGCATCGCGATGCTCGACGACATGCGCGAGGCGTTCGGCGCTGCGCTGAAACTCCTCGGATATTCCATCAACAGCACCGATCCGGAGCAACTTCGACGCGCGCGCGATCTGCTGCAGCGACAGAAGCCTCTGGTGCGCGCCTACGACAGCGCGAATTTCGATCAGCTCCTGTTGAGCGGCGAAGCGTGGATCGCCCAAGCCTGGGATGGGCAGATCGTCAAAGCGCGGCGAGAGAATCCGAATATCGAGTTCGTGATCCCCCGCGAGGGGACGACGCTCATCGTGGACAATCTCTGCATCCCGCGCTCGGCCGAACGCCCCGATCTCGCGCATGAGTTCATTAATTTCTTGCTGGACCCGGATATCGCCGCCGAGAACATGAACGACATCCTCTACCTCATGCCCAACCGTTCGGCGTGGCCGCGGCTGCGTCCCGAGTTGCAGCGACATCCGATCTTCTCCATCCCGCCCGAGGTATTGCGTCGAAGCGAATACCTGCAAGACCTCGGTCCGACGACCGTGCTCTATGATCGTTACTGGACCGAGGTGAAACTCGCGCGGTGA
- a CDS encoding RluA family pseudouridine synthase: MKLQDGTEIRTVTVSASEAGMRLDVYVTRALAELSRTRIQALIEDQAVLVNERPVKPSYRVRAGDRIEIELPPPPVLELRPEPIPLTIVYEDEDLLVVEKPAGMVVHPGAGVSGGTLANALCFYFRQLSEVGGTMRPGIVHRLDRETSGLLVVAKNDRAHEALSEQFSRRQVQKCYRALVIGHVTPREGRIAAPIGRHPVHRTMMAVRPPGQGRDALTLYRVIEMIGDFSLLDVEIKTGRTHQIRVHFHSLGHPVVGDAVYGRALWTKVRDPVLRQAMAQLGRHFLHAYRLGFRHPRLGQMMEFTSPLPDELEVFLALARARAAPSS; the protein is encoded by the coding sequence ATGAAGCTTCAGGACGGAACTGAGATTCGCACGGTGACGGTCTCGGCTTCGGAAGCGGGCATGCGGCTCGATGTGTATGTGACGCGCGCTCTCGCGGAATTGAGCCGCACGCGCATCCAAGCCTTGATCGAAGATCAGGCCGTGCTCGTGAACGAACGTCCGGTCAAGCCGAGCTATCGTGTGCGCGCGGGCGATCGGATTGAGATCGAGCTGCCTCCTCCTCCGGTGCTCGAGCTTCGACCAGAGCCCATTCCTCTCACGATCGTGTACGAGGACGAAGACCTCTTGGTCGTGGAGAAACCGGCCGGGATGGTCGTCCATCCTGGAGCTGGTGTCTCCGGAGGGACGCTCGCCAACGCGCTGTGCTTTTACTTCCGGCAACTCTCCGAAGTCGGCGGGACAATGCGACCGGGGATCGTGCACCGACTCGATCGAGAGACGTCGGGTCTGCTGGTCGTCGCCAAGAACGATCGGGCGCACGAAGCCCTCTCAGAGCAATTCTCTCGACGCCAGGTGCAGAAGTGCTATCGCGCGCTCGTCATTGGACACGTCACTCCGCGCGAGGGACGCATCGCTGCCCCCATCGGGCGTCACCCCGTTCATCGGACGATGATGGCTGTTCGTCCTCCAGGGCAGGGGCGCGATGCGCTCACGCTCTATCGCGTGATCGAGATGATCGGGGACTTCTCTTTGCTGGACGTGGAGATCAAAACGGGACGCACGCACCAGATTCGCGTACACTTTCATTCGCTCGGCCATCCCGTCGTCGGCGACGCCGTATATGGGCGCGCGCTCTGGACGAAGGTTCGCGATCCCGTGCTTCGCCAAGCGATGGCGCAACTTGGTCGCCATTTCCTGCACGCCTATCGGCTCGGTTTTCGCCATCCCCGATTGGGACAGATGATGGAGTTCACCTCTCCTTTGCCCGACGAGCTGGAGGTGTTCCTGGCGCTCGCTCGCGCGCGAGCCGCACCTTCGAGCTGA
- a CDS encoding inositol-3-phosphate synthase, translated as MIEKGVKIAEPTGTLGVLLVGLGAVSTTFIAGVYAIRRGIGKPIGSLTQMGTIRLGKRTEGRVPKIKDFVPLARLEDLVFGAWDIFEDDAYEAALHAGVLEKELLALLEPELREIKPMAAVFDQAYVRRLNGPNVKTARTKYELAEQLIEDIETFRARHRCARLVMIWCGSTEIYMEPRPDVHSSLEAFERGLKENSPHIAPSMIYAYAALRCRVPFANGAPNLTVDIPALIELAQRNNVPIAGKDLKTGQTLLKTIIAPGLKARLLGLSGWYSTNILGNRDGEVLDDPESFRTKEESKRSVLDYILQPELYPDLYKDFIHLVRINYYPPRGDNKEGWDNIDIFGWLGYPMQIKINFLCRDSILAAPLVLDLVLFLDLAQRCGMRGIQEWLSFYFKSPMTAPGLYPEHDLFIQLMKLKNTLRYLRGEELITHLGLEYYD; from the coding sequence ATGATCGAAAAAGGCGTGAAAATTGCGGAGCCGACAGGGACGCTCGGCGTATTGCTCGTCGGCCTGGGAGCCGTGAGCACGACGTTCATCGCGGGCGTGTACGCCATCCGCCGCGGTATCGGCAAACCCATCGGGAGCTTGACTCAGATGGGGACGATTCGACTCGGGAAACGCACCGAGGGGCGCGTGCCGAAGATCAAAGACTTCGTCCCCTTGGCGCGGCTGGAGGATCTCGTCTTCGGGGCGTGGGACATCTTCGAGGACGACGCCTACGAGGCGGCGCTGCATGCCGGCGTCCTGGAGAAAGAATTGCTCGCTCTACTGGAGCCGGAGTTGCGAGAGATCAAGCCAATGGCAGCCGTCTTCGACCAGGCCTACGTGCGACGCTTGAACGGGCCGAACGTGAAGACCGCGCGGACCAAGTATGAGCTGGCCGAGCAGCTCATCGAGGACATCGAGACGTTCCGCGCGCGACATCGCTGCGCCCGCTTGGTCATGATCTGGTGCGGCTCGACCGAAATCTATATGGAGCCGAGGCCCGACGTGCACAGCTCGCTCGAAGCCTTCGAGCGCGGGCTGAAGGAGAACTCTCCGCACATCGCGCCCTCGATGATCTATGCCTACGCGGCCTTGCGCTGTCGCGTCCCGTTCGCCAATGGCGCGCCCAATCTCACCGTGGACATTCCGGCTCTCATCGAATTGGCTCAGCGGAACAACGTCCCTATCGCCGGAAAGGATTTGAAGACCGGACAGACGCTGCTCAAGACGATCATCGCGCCAGGCCTCAAAGCGCGCTTGCTCGGACTGAGCGGATGGTACTCGACCAATATCCTCGGCAATCGCGATGGGGAGGTGCTCGACGATCCCGAGAGCTTCCGCACGAAGGAGGAATCGAAGCGGTCGGTTCTGGACTACATCTTGCAGCCGGAGCTGTATCCCGATCTCTACAAGGATTTCATCCACCTGGTGCGCATCAACTACTATCCGCCGCGCGGCGATAATAAGGAGGGGTGGGACAACATTGACATCTTCGGCTGGCTCGGCTACCCGATGCAGATCAAAATCAATTTCCTCTGCCGCGATTCCATCCTGGCGGCGCCCTTGGTGCTGGATCTCGTGCTCTTCCTCGATCTCGCCCAGCGATGCGGCATGCGCGGAATCCAAGAGTGGTTGAGCTTCTACTTCAAGAGCCCGATGACGGCGCCCGGCCTCTATCCGGAGCACGATCTCTTCATTCAACTCATGAAGCTCAAGAACACGCTCCGCTACCTTCGCGGGGAGGAACTGATCACGCATCTTGGCCTGGAATATTACGATTGA
- a CDS encoding serine hydrolase: protein MRRLDLRAGALVALILLTNARGVAQDIVSKIEAYMNAHVRANRFSGAILVAREGKVIVSKGYGWANLEHEVPNTPQTKFRLGSITKQFTAMAILMLEERGRLSVHDPVCRYVPNCPEAWREITIHHLLTHTSGIPNFTNFPEYVKTQCLGEPAPPASTLDRFRDKPLDFRPGERASYSNSGYIVLGYIIEKVAGEPYEAFLRKNIFEPLGMVNTGVDSNSRIMRHRAAGYTWQDDALANAPYIDMTIPHAAGGLYSTVEDLYLWDQALHTERLVSKASLEKMFTPFKNNYAYGWVVTTHLNRKMIGHGGRINGFSTFIARYPDERVVVVVLSNLESAPSGRIARDLAAIVFGEPYELPRERVAIALDPRIYDAYVGRYELAPNLVLTVTREDDRLMLQVGGQPPIRMFPESETKFFLRIVDAQITFVKDEKGEVTHLILHQGGQDQVARRVR from the coding sequence ATGAGAAGACTCGACCTCAGAGCGGGAGCGCTCGTAGCGCTCATCCTTTTGACCAACGCGCGCGGCGTCGCTCAGGACATCGTCTCGAAGATCGAAGCGTACATGAATGCTCACGTCCGCGCGAATCGCTTCAGCGGGGCGATCCTGGTGGCCCGCGAGGGAAAGGTGATCGTGAGCAAAGGATACGGCTGGGCGAATCTCGAACACGAGGTGCCCAACACGCCGCAGACGAAATTTCGTCTGGGCTCCATCACCAAGCAATTCACGGCGATGGCGATCCTGATGCTCGAAGAACGCGGCCGATTGAGCGTGCATGATCCCGTGTGCCGATATGTGCCAAACTGTCCCGAAGCATGGCGGGAGATCACGATCCATCATCTGCTCACGCACACGTCGGGAATCCCGAATTTCACCAACTTCCCCGAGTATGTGAAGACGCAATGTTTGGGAGAGCCCGCACCTCCAGCGAGCACGCTCGATCGGTTCCGAGACAAACCGCTCGATTTCCGACCAGGAGAGCGCGCGAGCTACAGCAATTCGGGCTACATCGTGCTCGGCTATATCATCGAGAAAGTAGCGGGCGAGCCGTATGAGGCGTTCCTGCGCAAGAATATCTTCGAGCCACTGGGGATGGTGAACACAGGCGTTGACAGCAACAGCCGGATCATGAGACACCGCGCGGCAGGTTACACCTGGCAAGACGATGCGCTCGCCAACGCCCCGTATATTGATATGACGATCCCCCACGCGGCCGGCGGGCTGTATTCGACGGTGGAAGATCTCTATCTCTGGGATCAGGCCCTGCACACGGAGCGGCTCGTCTCGAAGGCATCATTGGAGAAGATGTTCACCCCGTTCAAGAACAACTACGCCTACGGCTGGGTGGTCACCACGCATTTGAATCGCAAGATGATCGGGCACGGAGGGCGCATCAACGGCTTCAGCACATTCATCGCGCGATACCCGGACGAGAGGGTGGTGGTCGTCGTGCTCAGCAATCTCGAGAGCGCGCCATCGGGTCGGATCGCGCGCGATCTCGCTGCCATCGTCTTCGGCGAACCTTACGAGCTTCCCAGAGAGCGCGTGGCCATCGCGCTCGACCCGAGGATCTACGACGCATATGTCGGACGATACGAACTCGCTCCTAATCTCGTCCTCACCGTCACGAGAGAGGACGATCGGTTGATGCTGCAGGTAGGGGGACAGCCACCGATCAGGATGTTTCCCGAATCGGAGACGAAATTTTTCCTCCGGATCGTAGACGCGCAAATCACCTTCGTGAAGGACGAGAAGGGAGAGGTCACCCACCTCATCCTCCACCAGGGCGGACAAGATCAGGTGGCGCGCAGGGTTCGCTGA
- a CDS encoding heme lyase CcmF/NrfE family subunit, whose product MMDSLGSFAILLALTACAYAFLVGIVAHLKGHRVLGAMARRAGITVFPTLSVAIACLWGLFLTDEFSIAYVANHSNRDLPLLYKFAALWSGQEGSLLFWSWILSGYMFLVLLKHREEGELRPLAGVILAGIQLFFLLLNAFVVSPFRVLAEVAPDGATRPFVPMDGRGLNPLLQYPEMVLHPPTLYLGYVGFSVPFAFALAALITRSPGERWIHVTRRWTMIAWGFLTLGILMGAHWAYAVLGWGGYWAWDPVENASFMPWLTGTAFLHSVMMQERRGMLKVWNVWLVFITFLLCIFGTFLTRSGVVSSVHAFAQSPIGHWFIGFLLIVLAVCLFFFARRRDYLQSEHRLEAVLSRESSFLFNNLVLLAACFAVLWGTLFPVISEAVTGNKVSVGPPFFNRVNIPIFLFLLLLTGVGPLLAWRRTSWESLKRNFTYPTLIGVATGVILFALGVRNLYALMAFGLSAFVTVTIVSEFYRGARVIRSQTGRTWGQALLELTLRNTRRYGGYVVHFGIVVMAIGIAGSAFDKEREMEMTVGSTLTLGQYAVTLKDRAQGETPNYIYERLTLEVRRGDKLLTTLEPERRLYKASEQPLTKVTIHSGWREDLYIYFAGVNSETGAPIVHAYVNPLVRWLWIGGGIVMLGTLLALHPGRRPVKVAVSERAPAREREVAYAKGD is encoded by the coding sequence ATGATGGACTCGTTAGGCTCCTTCGCCATTTTGCTCGCTCTGACGGCCTGCGCGTACGCGTTCCTCGTGGGAATCGTCGCTCACCTGAAGGGACATCGCGTCCTCGGAGCGATGGCGCGACGGGCGGGCATCACAGTCTTCCCCACCTTGAGCGTCGCGATCGCTTGTTTGTGGGGACTCTTCCTCACTGATGAGTTCTCGATCGCGTATGTGGCGAATCACAGCAATCGCGATCTCCCCCTCTTGTACAAATTCGCGGCGCTCTGGTCGGGGCAAGAGGGATCGCTGCTCTTCTGGAGTTGGATCCTCTCCGGCTATATGTTCCTCGTGCTCCTGAAGCATCGAGAGGAGGGAGAATTGCGGCCGCTCGCTGGCGTGATCCTGGCCGGGATTCAGCTCTTCTTTCTCCTCCTGAACGCCTTCGTCGTGAGTCCGTTCCGCGTCTTGGCGGAGGTGGCTCCCGATGGGGCGACGCGTCCGTTCGTGCCGATGGATGGGCGCGGATTGAATCCGTTGCTGCAGTATCCGGAGATGGTCCTGCATCCTCCGACGCTCTATCTCGGATATGTTGGCTTCTCCGTCCCCTTCGCCTTCGCATTGGCGGCGTTGATCACGCGATCGCCGGGGGAGCGATGGATTCACGTCACGCGCCGATGGACGATGATCGCCTGGGGGTTTTTGACCTTGGGCATCTTGATGGGGGCGCATTGGGCCTATGCCGTCCTCGGATGGGGAGGGTATTGGGCATGGGATCCGGTCGAGAACGCTTCGTTCATGCCGTGGCTGACGGGAACGGCCTTCCTCCACTCCGTGATGATGCAGGAGCGTCGGGGCATGTTGAAGGTCTGGAACGTCTGGCTCGTCTTCATCACCTTCTTGCTCTGCATCTTCGGTACGTTCCTGACGCGCTCGGGAGTGGTGAGTTCGGTGCATGCGTTCGCGCAATCGCCGATCGGGCATTGGTTCATCGGATTCCTGCTGATTGTGCTCGCTGTGTGCTTGTTCTTCTTCGCTCGTCGTCGCGACTACTTGCAGAGCGAGCATCGGTTGGAAGCGGTGCTCTCGCGCGAGTCATCCTTCCTCTTCAACAATCTGGTGCTGTTGGCCGCGTGTTTCGCTGTGCTGTGGGGGACGCTCTTTCCGGTGATCTCGGAGGCGGTGACGGGGAATAAGGTGAGCGTCGGACCGCCGTTCTTCAATCGGGTGAACATCCCGATCTTCCTGTTCCTGCTCTTGCTGACGGGAGTGGGGCCACTTTTGGCTTGGCGACGGACGTCGTGGGAGAGTCTGAAGCGGAACTTCACGTATCCGACGCTCATTGGGGTGGCGACCGGCGTGATCCTCTTCGCTCTTGGCGTGAGGAACCTCTATGCCCTGATGGCCTTTGGGCTCTCGGCGTTTGTGACGGTCACGATCGTGAGCGAATTCTACCGAGGGGCACGGGTCATCCGTTCGCAGACGGGGCGGACGTGGGGGCAAGCGCTCTTGGAGCTGACGCTTCGGAACACGCGGCGGTATGGAGGGTACGTCGTGCATTTCGGGATCGTCGTGATGGCCATTGGGATCGCCGGATCGGCCTTCGATAAGGAACGGGAGATGGAGATGACGGTGGGCTCGACGCTGACGCTGGGCCAGTATGCCGTGACGTTGAAGGATCGGGCGCAGGGGGAGACGCCGAATTACATCTACGAGCGCCTCACGCTCGAAGTGCGTCGGGGGGATAAACTGCTCACGACGCTTGAGCCGGAGCGACGGCTCTACAAAGCGAGTGAGCAGCCGTTGACGAAGGTGACGATTCATTCGGGATGGCGCGAGGATCTCTATATCTATTTCGCGGGGGTGAATTCGGAGACGGGAGCGCCGATCGTTCACGCGTATGTGAATCCGCTGGTGCGATGGCTCTGGATCGGTGGAGGGATCGTCATGCTGGGAACGTTGCTGGCGCTGCATCCCGGGCGTCGGCCGGTGAAAGTGGCCGTCTCCGAGCGCGCTCCGGCTCGGGAGAGGGAGGTGGCGTATGCGAAGGGGGATTGA
- a CDS encoding cytochrome c-type biogenesis protein CcmH, which produces MRRGIEGRSGRWIGLFFLGALLIVPYLVHAQSSEALEERVKRIGKKLLCLCGCNQILVECNHVNCPFSGPAIEMLRQAVRRYESDDLAIQAMIQQYGTAVLAAPPAQGFNLAAWITPFAAATGGLVLIALVLRRWSRRHAAPTESPTLPDDPAWRERVRQEIEKELGGLS; this is translated from the coding sequence ATGCGAAGGGGGATTGAGGGTCGAAGCGGACGGTGGATCGGGCTCTTCTTTCTCGGCGCGCTCCTCATCGTTCCGTACCTGGTGCATGCGCAATCTTCGGAAGCTCTCGAAGAGCGGGTCAAGCGGATCGGAAAGAAGCTCCTTTGCCTCTGCGGATGCAATCAGATCTTGGTCGAATGCAATCATGTGAACTGCCCGTTCTCCGGGCCAGCCATCGAGATGTTGCGGCAGGCGGTGCGGCGATACGAGAGCGATGATCTGGCCATTCAGGCGATGATCCAGCAGTATGGGACGGCCGTGCTGGCGGCCCCTCCGGCGCAGGGGTTCAATCTGGCGGCGTGGATCACGCCGTTTGCGGCGGCGACAGGGGGACTCGTGCTCATCGCTTTGGTACTTCGACGGTGGTCTCGGCGACACGCGGCGCCGACGGAGAGCCCGACGCTTCCCGACGATCCCGCTTGGCGCGAGCGCGTGCGTCAAGAAATTGAGAAGGAATTGGGAGGGCTCTCGTGA